The sequence below is a genomic window from Desulfobacterales bacterium.
AAACAATAAAAAAATACGTCAAAATAAATATACATCTTTAAAAAAAAAAAAGTATAAATTAAGAACTGAAGTACTTCTATTTTTTTTTAGTGTTTTAAAAATAATATTGAATAGCTTTCTTGTTGTTCTTATGACGATTTGTTTTATATTTGCCTATGATTTTATTACCCAATGCCAATATTTTAATGCAACTAATATTGAGGTATCAGGTAACAAAATATTATCAACTGATGCAATAATTGAGATTGCTGGACTTCATCAAGGAATAAATATTTTTTCTATAAACCTTAACTCAATTAAAGATAACCTTATTGAAAATTCATGGATAAAAAAAGTTCAAGTTAAAAGGGAATTTCCTGACTCAATTAAAATAACAATTGATGAAGAAATTCCTATTGCAATTATTGATTTTATTAAATTAGAAAATAAAACATTTCCGACAAAATACTTAGTGAATTCAGATGGAGAAATATTCAAGGAAAATGAACCTAATAAAAAACTTAATCATCTGCCTATCATAACAGGAGTAAATTTATTTGATACTAAGATAAAAGGGTCGGACTTTAAATTTGGAAAACCCTTTAAAGAAATTATGGATTTTTTATCAATAGTTAGGAATCAATATCCTGAAATGCATAAGTGTTTAAAAATAGATGCTGATAGAGAAATAGGTATAAACATTATAGATTTCAAAGATATAAAAAAAATTAAATTCGGCTATAGTAATTACGCTGATAAAATAAATAAGCTTAATGAAATTCTACCGATTATAGTTAAAAATTTTAATAGGGGTATTGAAAAAATTGAGCTTAAATATTCAAATACAATTATCGTAAGACCTTTATATGAAAGTTAAAAAAATTAAAAGTGAAAAATTTAAAACGGTAAAATCGTTAAATTTAAAAATCATCATTATTTTCACTTTTAGCTTTAGGAGGCATAATTTGGACCAAGAAAATTTAATAGTAGGACTGGATATCGGGACTACAAAAATATGCGCAATTGTAGGTGAAATTGCAGAAAATGAAGTCAAAATTATTGGAGTCGGAACACATCCATCAATAGGGCTTCGAAAAGGTGTTGTTGTAAATATTGATGCCACCGTAGAATCAATAAAAAAAGCAGTTGAAGAAGCTGAAGTAATGGCCGGATGTGAGATTTCATCAGTTTACGCAGGAATAGCTGGGGGACATATAACTGGATTTAATAGTCACGGAATTGTAGCGGTCAAAGGGCCTGAAATAACTGAAAATGACGTTGATCGCGTTATAGATGCTGCAAGAGCAGTGGCTATCCCCATGGATAGAGAAGTTATTCACGTTCTTCCCCAAGAATATATTGTTGACAACCAAAACGGAATACAAAATCCAATAAGTATGGCTGGCGTAAGGCTTGAAGCAAAAATACATATTGTTACTGGAGCAGTAACTTCAGCTCATAACATAGTTAAATGCGCAAATAAAGCAGGCCTCGATGTTTGCGATATTGTTCTTGAATCTTTAGCGTCTGGAGAATCTGTATTAAGTCCTGAAGAAAAAGAAGTAGGTGTAGGTCTTATTGATATCGGTGGCGGGACAAGCGATCTTGCAATATTTGCGGGTAATAATATAAAACACACATTTGTTCTTGCAATCGGAGGCAACAATCTTACAAATGATATTTCTATTGGGCTCAATACACCCCATGCTGAAGCAGAAAATCTAAAAAAACAATACGGCACTTGTTTAGCGAGTAGCATTGACAGTGAAGAAACTATTGAAATACCAGGAATGGGAGGACGTAATCCAAGGAAACTTCCGAGACAAATTTTAGGAGATATCTTAGAACCAAGGATGGAAGAATTATTCATTCTGATAAAAAGAGAAATAGAAAGAGCTTCCATGGAGAATTTCCTAAATTCAGGTATAGTACTTACAGGAGGAACATCTCTACTTCAAGGATCTATGGAAATTGCAGAATCAGTATTTCGAGTCCCTGTTCGTATAGGAAGCCCTAAAGGCATAAAAGGATTAACCGAAGTAGTTAATAATCCGATGTATGCCACTGGAGTTGGGCTTGTTTTGTATGGAGCTCAAAATCAAGTTATAAATAAATTCAGAATTAGAGATAGAAATATCTTTAATAGAATAATTACAAGAATGAAAAAATGGTTTATGGAAGTAATTTAAATTAATAATAAATAAATAATAAAGGAGGGGGTTTAAATGAGTTTTTCCTACGTCGAAAATGAAACAAAAAGTCCTGCTAAAATTAAAGTTATCGGAGTTGGAGGCGGGGGTGGCAATGCTATAAATAATATGATAGAGTCCAATCTTATAGGCGTTGATTTTATTGCTGCAAATACAGACGCCCAAGCTTTAGGAGCATCAAAAGCTCAATTTAAAATTCAACTTGGAGAAAAACTTACAAAAGGTCGAGGTGCTGGAGCTAATCCTCAAACTGGTAAAGACGCAGCACTCGAATCTGCGGATAACATTCGAGCTACCCTATCTGGAGCAGACATGGTTTTTATTGCTGCTGGTTTCGGTGGTGGAACAGGGACAGGGGCTTCTCCAGTAATTGCAAAAATATGTAGAGAAATAGGAGCTTTAACCGTAGTAGTTGGAACAAAACCTTTCTCATTTGAAGCAAAAAAAAGAACAAAACAAGCAGATGATGGAATATATGAATTAAGAGAATCCGCCGATGCTGTCATAATTATACCAAATGACAGATTAAAAGGATTAGCTTTACAAAAGGCTCGTCTAATTGATATGTTCCTTAAAGCTGATGAAATACTGCACCATTCAGTAAAAGGTATAACTGATTTGCTTATGATACCTGGACTTGTAAACCTTGATTTTGCAGATGTTAAAACTGCTATGTCAAAATCAGGTATGGCAATAATGGGAATAGGAATAGCTTCAGGAGAAAATAGAGCTATAGAAGCGTCTGAAAGGGCTATTTCACATCCTTTACTTGAAGATATATCCATTAATGGCGCAAAAGGCGTCTTGATGAACATTACGAGTACGAGCGGTATTACTATGGATGAAACAACAGAAGCATGTGAGAGAATCCATAAAGAAGTTGGAGATGATGCTGAAATAATATGGGGACATTCTTTTGATGAAAGCATGGGAGAAGAAATTAGAGTTACAGTAGTAGCTACAGGTATTGTTCCTCCTTCAGGCATGAGACAAGCAAAACCAAAAGAAGTTGGATGTAGAGGCGTGGTAAGGGATCTCACCCCTGCTGATTATATGAAGCCATCTGCAACCATACATCATAATACACATAAAAAAGCTGTAGGAGAATCAATATCCTCTGGAAATAGAATGATGAGAGGCCAAACTATGGATAATGAAGATTTTGATATTCCAACATTTTTAAGAAAAAAAGCTGATTGAAATCAGTATATAATTTTTTATTAATCTTTTTATTAATAAGGATGTGAATATGAATTTTTCTTTTTTAGAAAATCAAATAGAAAGTCCTGCCAAAATTAAAGTCATTGGTGTCGGTGGTGGGGGCGGAAATGCTATCAATAATATGATAAATTATAATCTCACTGGAGTTGATTTCATTTCTGCTAACACTGATTTACAAGCTTTACAGCAATCAAAGTCTCCAATTATTATCCAGCTTGGAGAAGAACTCACAAGAGGTCGAGGTGCTGGAGCTATGCCTCAAGTTGGAAGAGAAGCGGCTATAGAATCAAGCGATAAAATTAAAGCAGTTCTTGAGGGAGCTGATATGGTTTTTATTGCAGCAGGTTTTGGTGGCGGAACCGGAACTGGTTCATCTCCAGTAATTGCCAAAATATGTAAAGATCTTGGAATTTTAACGATTGTTGTCGGAACTAAACCTTTTTCATTTGAAGGGAAAAAGAGAACAAAAAATGCCGAAGATGTTATATGTGAATTAAGAGACATTGCAGATACTGTCATTGTTATTTCAAATGATAGATTAAGGGGAATAGCTGGAAGAAAAGAACCTATGATATCAACATTCCGTAAAGCAGATGACATACTTCACCATTCAGTCAAAGGAATTACTGACTTACTTATGGTGCCTGGTCTTGTTAATCTTGAT
It includes:
- a CDS encoding FtsQ-type POTRA domain-containing protein, yielding MSENNKKIRQNKYTSLKKKKYKLRTEVLLFFFSVLKIILNSFLVVLMTICFIFAYDFITQCQYFNATNIEVSGNKILSTDAIIEIAGLHQGINIFSINLNSIKDNLIENSWIKKVQVKREFPDSIKITIDEEIPIAIIDFIKLENKTFPTKYLVNSDGEIFKENEPNKKLNHLPIITGVNLFDTKIKGSDFKFGKPFKEIMDFLSIVRNQYPEMHKCLKIDADREIGINIIDFKDIKKIKFGYSNYADKINKLNEILPIIVKNFNRGIEKIELKYSNTIIVRPLYES
- the ftsA gene encoding cell division protein FtsA; the protein is MKVKKIKSEKFKTVKSLNLKIIIIFTFSFRRHNLDQENLIVGLDIGTTKICAIVGEIAENEVKIIGVGTHPSIGLRKGVVVNIDATVESIKKAVEEAEVMAGCEISSVYAGIAGGHITGFNSHGIVAVKGPEITENDVDRVIDAARAVAIPMDREVIHVLPQEYIVDNQNGIQNPISMAGVRLEAKIHIVTGAVTSAHNIVKCANKAGLDVCDIVLESLASGESVLSPEEKEVGVGLIDIGGGTSDLAIFAGNNIKHTFVLAIGGNNLTNDISIGLNTPHAEAENLKKQYGTCLASSIDSEETIEIPGMGGRNPRKLPRQILGDILEPRMEELFILIKREIERASMENFLNSGIVLTGGTSLLQGSMEIAESVFRVPVRIGSPKGIKGLTEVVNNPMYATGVGLVLYGAQNQVINKFRIRDRNIFNRIITRMKKWFMEVI
- the ftsZ gene encoding cell division protein FtsZ — protein: MSFSYVENETKSPAKIKVIGVGGGGGNAINNMIESNLIGVDFIAANTDAQALGASKAQFKIQLGEKLTKGRGAGANPQTGKDAALESADNIRATLSGADMVFIAAGFGGGTGTGASPVIAKICREIGALTVVVGTKPFSFEAKKRTKQADDGIYELRESADAVIIIPNDRLKGLALQKARLIDMFLKADEILHHSVKGITDLLMIPGLVNLDFADVKTAMSKSGMAIMGIGIASGENRAIEASERAISHPLLEDISINGAKGVLMNITSTSGITMDETTEACERIHKEVGDDAEIIWGHSFDESMGEEIRVTVVATGIVPPSGMRQAKPKEVGCRGVVRDLTPADYMKPSATIHHNTHKKAVGESISSGNRMMRGQTMDNEDFDIPTFLRKKAD
- the ftsZ gene encoding cell division protein FtsZ, which encodes MNFSFLENQIESPAKIKVIGVGGGGGNAINNMINYNLTGVDFISANTDLQALQQSKSPIIIQLGEELTRGRGAGAMPQVGREAAIESSDKIKAVLEGADMVFIAAGFGGGTGTGSSPVIAKICKDLGILTIVVGTKPFSFEGKKRTKNAEDVICELRDIADTVIVISNDRLRGIAGRKEPMISTFRKADDILHHSVKGITDLLMVPGLVNLDFADVRTIMSKPGVAIIGIGIAEGDNRAKEAAERAISHPLLEDVSIIGAKGLLLNITSTNDITMDETSEACERIYNEVGDDSEIIWGHSFDERLKNEIRVTVIATGIKPPSYMTSPKPKVAEGSGKLRDLRPEDYMNPSPVVRTIPYKKAVGETIQSDKVHKGQNNSDNLDIPTYLRR